One Malania oleifera isolate guangnan ecotype guangnan chromosome 9, ASM2987363v1, whole genome shotgun sequence DNA segment encodes these proteins:
- the LOC131163904 gene encoding transmembrane 9 superfamily member 1 isoform X1, with product MASLQFTVRSSSSLVVVFLLALVLSPSSASESDHKYEKDELVTLWVNKVGPYNNPQETYNYFSLPFCHPSGNMAHKWGGLGEVLGGNELIDSQIDIKFRKNVDRSTICELELDELKVKQFKDAIENSYWFEFFMDDLPLWGFVGELHPDRNSDNKKHVLFTHKSIAVQYNKDQIIHVNLSQESPKPLEAGRTLDLTYSVKWIPTNTTFARRFDVYLDYPFFEHQIHWFSIFNSFMMVIFLTGLVSMILMRTLRNDYAKYAREDDDLETLERDVSEESGWKLVHGDVFRPPRSLVLLSAVVGTGAQLALLVLLVILLAIVGMLYIGRGAIVTTFIVCYALTSFISGYVSGGMYSRNGGKSWIKSMILTASLFPFMCFGIGFILNTIAIFYGSLAAIPFGTMVVVFIIWAFISFPLALLGTVVGRNWSGAPNNPCRVKTIPRPIPEKKWYLTPSVVSMMGGLLPFGSIFIEMYFVFTSFWNYKVYYVYGFMLLVFLILIIVTVCVTIVGTYFLLNAENYHWQWTSFFSAASTAVYVYLYSIYYYHVKTKMSGFFQTSFYFGYTLMFCLGLGILCGKCLQLSFGSFIQLFVFVCVNTFWCCVWEMLCVIINVILTGVCSASMVLKVNFISKFHHLLEIGSKFQISKIFLPTIFKYWKVIYN from the exons ATGGCGTCGTTGCAGTTCACCGTCCGATCGTCCTCTTCGCTGGTTGTCGTCTTTCTCCTTGCTCTCGTCTTGTCGCCGTCGTCCGCATCTGAGTCTGACCACAAG TATGAAAAAGATGAGCTAGTTACCCTGTGGGTAAATAAAGTTGGTCCATATAATAATCCACAAGAAACATACAATTATTTCAGCCTTCCATTTTGTCACCCATCTGGCAACATGGCTCACAAATGGGGTGGCCTTGGTGAGGTCCTGGGTGGAAATGAACTTATCGATAGCCAGATTGACATAAAGTTCCGAA AAAATGTGGATAGGAGCACCATTTGTGAACTTGAACTTGATGAGCTAAAGGTCAAACAGTTCAAGGATGCAATTGAGAACAGCTATTGGTTTGAATTCTTCATGG ATGATCTGCCTTTATGGG GCTTTGTTGGTGAGCTGCATCCTGATAGGAACAGTGATAACAAGAAGCATGTGCTTTTTACCCATAAGAGCATTGCTGTTCAATACAACAAAGATCAG ATTATTCATGTTAATCTCTCTCAAGAAAGCCCAAAACCATTGGAAGCTGGGAGAACATTGGACCTGACATATTCTGTCAAATGGATTCCAACTAATACCACATTTGCACGTCGCTTTGATGTTTATCTGGACTACCCTTTCTTTGAGCATCAG ATTCATTGGTTCTCcatttttaattcatttatgatgGTTATCTTCCTTACTGGTTTGGTGTCCATGATATTGATGCGTACTCTCAGAAATGACTATGCAAAATATGCTCGGGAAGATGATGATCTGGAGACTCTG GAAAGAGATGTAAGTGAAGAGTCTGGATGGAAGCTTGTTCATGGGGACGTATTCCGGCCTCCACGCAGTTTAGTTCTACTTTCGGCTGTTGTTGGCACAGGTGCTCAGCTTGCACTGCTTGTTCTGCTTGTCATATTATTGGCAATTGTTGGAATGTTGTATATTGG GCGAGGAGCAATTGTCACAACTTTCATAGTTTGTTATGCTCTTACATCATTCATTTCGGGGTATGTGAGTGGTGGGATGTACTCGCGCAATGGGG GAAAAAGCTGGATAAAGTCGATGATCCTCACAGCATCTCTTTTTCCATTCATGTGCTTTGGGATTGGTTTCATCTTGAACACGATTGCTATATTCTATGGATCCCTTGCAGCTATTCCCTTTGGCACAATGGTGGTGGTTTTCATCATTTGGGCTTTCATTTCTTTCCCTTTGGCACTTCTAGGTACAGTTGTTGGAAGAAACTGGAGCGGAGCTCCAAATAACCCATGTCGTGTGAAGACCATTCCTCGTCCAATCCCTGAGAAGAAATGGTACCTCACTCCATCTGTAGTCTCAATGATGGGAGGTTTGCTGCCCTTTGGTAGTATATTCATTGAGATGTATTTTGTCTTCACATCCTTCTGGAATTACAAG GTGTACTACGTGTATGGCTTTATGCTGTTGGTTTTTCTGATTCTCATTATTGTCACTGTGTGTGTGACAATTGTGGGAACTTATTTCTTGCTAAATGCTGAGAATTATCATTGGCAGTGGACTTCATTCTTCTCTGCTGCCTCAACAGCTGTTTATGTGTATTTGTATTCAATATATTACTACCACGTGAAGACTAAAATGTCAGGTTTCTTCCAGACCAGTTTCTATTTTGGATACACCCTGATGTTTTGTCTTGGTTTGGGAATCCTCTGCGGTAAGTGTTTGCAGCTTTCATTTGGTTCTTTTATTCAACTATTTGTATTTGTCTGTGTCAACACTTTTTGGTGTTGCGTTTGGGAAATGCTATGTGTAATTATAAACGTAATATTGACTGGTGTCTGTAGTGCATCAATGGTTCTGAAGGTTAATTTCATTAGCAAATTTCATCATCTGCTTGAAATTGGATCAAAAttccaaatttcaaaaatatttttgcctACAATTTTCAAATATTGGAAGGTTATTTACAACTAA
- the LOC131163904 gene encoding transmembrane 9 superfamily member 1 isoform X2, translated as MASLQFTVRSSSSLVVVFLLALVLSPSSASESDHKYEKDELVTLWVNKVGPYNNPQETYNYFSLPFCHPSGNMAHKWGGLGEVLGGNELIDSQIDIKFRKNVDRSTICELELDELKVKQFKDAIENSYWFEFFMDDLPLWGFVGELHPDRNSDNKKHVLFTHKSIAVQYNKDQIIHVNLSQESPKPLEAGRTLDLTYSVKWIPTNTTFARRFDVYLDYPFFEHQIHWFSIFNSFMMVIFLTGLVSMILMRTLRNDYAKYAREDDDLETLERDVSEESGWKLVHGDVFRPPRSLVLLSAVVGTGAQLALLVLLVILLAIVGMLYIGRGAIVTTFIVCYALTSFISGYVSGGMYSRNGGKSWIKSMILTASLFPFMCFGIGFILNTIAIFYGSLAAIPFGTMVVVFIIWAFISFPLALLGTVVGRNWSGAPNNPCRVKTIPRPIPEKKWYLTPSVVSMMGGLLPFGSIFIEMYFVFTSFWNYKVYYVYGFMLLVFLILIIVTVCVTIVGTYFLLNAENYHWQWTSFFSAASTAVYVYLYSIYYYHVKTKMSGFFQTSFYFGYTLMFCLGLGILCGAVGYLGSALFVRRIYRNIKCD; from the exons ATGGCGTCGTTGCAGTTCACCGTCCGATCGTCCTCTTCGCTGGTTGTCGTCTTTCTCCTTGCTCTCGTCTTGTCGCCGTCGTCCGCATCTGAGTCTGACCACAAG TATGAAAAAGATGAGCTAGTTACCCTGTGGGTAAATAAAGTTGGTCCATATAATAATCCACAAGAAACATACAATTATTTCAGCCTTCCATTTTGTCACCCATCTGGCAACATGGCTCACAAATGGGGTGGCCTTGGTGAGGTCCTGGGTGGAAATGAACTTATCGATAGCCAGATTGACATAAAGTTCCGAA AAAATGTGGATAGGAGCACCATTTGTGAACTTGAACTTGATGAGCTAAAGGTCAAACAGTTCAAGGATGCAATTGAGAACAGCTATTGGTTTGAATTCTTCATGG ATGATCTGCCTTTATGGG GCTTTGTTGGTGAGCTGCATCCTGATAGGAACAGTGATAACAAGAAGCATGTGCTTTTTACCCATAAGAGCATTGCTGTTCAATACAACAAAGATCAG ATTATTCATGTTAATCTCTCTCAAGAAAGCCCAAAACCATTGGAAGCTGGGAGAACATTGGACCTGACATATTCTGTCAAATGGATTCCAACTAATACCACATTTGCACGTCGCTTTGATGTTTATCTGGACTACCCTTTCTTTGAGCATCAG ATTCATTGGTTCTCcatttttaattcatttatgatgGTTATCTTCCTTACTGGTTTGGTGTCCATGATATTGATGCGTACTCTCAGAAATGACTATGCAAAATATGCTCGGGAAGATGATGATCTGGAGACTCTG GAAAGAGATGTAAGTGAAGAGTCTGGATGGAAGCTTGTTCATGGGGACGTATTCCGGCCTCCACGCAGTTTAGTTCTACTTTCGGCTGTTGTTGGCACAGGTGCTCAGCTTGCACTGCTTGTTCTGCTTGTCATATTATTGGCAATTGTTGGAATGTTGTATATTGG GCGAGGAGCAATTGTCACAACTTTCATAGTTTGTTATGCTCTTACATCATTCATTTCGGGGTATGTGAGTGGTGGGATGTACTCGCGCAATGGGG GAAAAAGCTGGATAAAGTCGATGATCCTCACAGCATCTCTTTTTCCATTCATGTGCTTTGGGATTGGTTTCATCTTGAACACGATTGCTATATTCTATGGATCCCTTGCAGCTATTCCCTTTGGCACAATGGTGGTGGTTTTCATCATTTGGGCTTTCATTTCTTTCCCTTTGGCACTTCTAGGTACAGTTGTTGGAAGAAACTGGAGCGGAGCTCCAAATAACCCATGTCGTGTGAAGACCATTCCTCGTCCAATCCCTGAGAAGAAATGGTACCTCACTCCATCTGTAGTCTCAATGATGGGAGGTTTGCTGCCCTTTGGTAGTATATTCATTGAGATGTATTTTGTCTTCACATCCTTCTGGAATTACAAG GTGTACTACGTGTATGGCTTTATGCTGTTGGTTTTTCTGATTCTCATTATTGTCACTGTGTGTGTGACAATTGTGGGAACTTATTTCTTGCTAAATGCTGAGAATTATCATTGGCAGTGGACTTCATTCTTCTCTGCTGCCTCAACAGCTGTTTATGTGTATTTGTATTCAATATATTACTACCACGTGAAGACTAAAATGTCAGGTTTCTTCCAGACCAGTTTCTATTTTGGATACACCCTGATGTTTTGTCTTGGTTTGGGAATCCTCTGCG GGGCTGTTGGCTACCTAGGTTCTGCTTTGTTCGTGAGAAGGATTTACAGGAACATCAAGTGTGACTAA